In the genome of Gemmatimonadales bacterium, the window TGGTGGCCAGCTCCTACGGACCGGACAAGGTGTCAAGCGGAAAGGTGCGGCTGCTCTACGATCCCGAAACCGACGTGGGCGGCAAACACATTCTCCTCGTTGAGGATATAATTGATAGTGGACGCACCTTGCAGCGCCTCACCGGGCTGCTGGGTGAGCGGCGGCCGCAGAGCCTAGCGATTTGCGCGCTGCTCGATAAGCATCTGGCGCCCGATCCGCCGGCCGAGTTGCGGTTCGTCGGTTTTCGGGCACCCCCGGCGTTCCTGGTGGGCTACGGCCTCGACCATGCCGAGAACTATCGCCACCTTCCGTTCATTGCGGACCTGGAGTGATGGCTCGACTCGACTCAGAGCTGGATTGACATAGATGGCAGACCGACTCCCAACGAGACCCCCGCGACCGAGCTGGGGAAACCTGAGCAAGAACCTCGCCCTGTGGCTGCTGGTGGGGTTACTCGCGCTGGCGCTGTTCCAGATGATGAGCCGTCAGCGGAGCCCGACTCAGGAGTTCTCCTACACCGAGTTCATCAAGCAGCTCGATGCGGGGAACGTAAAGCAGGTGGAGATCTTCGACGGCAAACGCGTCGAGGGCGACTTCAACGCGCCGGTGGCGCAGGACGGCCGACAGGCGAAGAGCTTCCAGGTACTGCTGCCGATCGCCAACAGCGAGGAGTTGATCCAGAAGCTCGACAGCGCTGGCGTCGACATCGTGGCGCGCGAGCCCAAGGGCGGCATCACCGCAATTCTCATCGCGGCCCTTCCGTGGATCGTGATCCTCGGCCTCTGGTTCTTCCTGCTGCGGCAACTGCAGGCGGGCGGCAGCCGCGCGTTCGCGTTCGGCAAGTCCAAGGCAAAGCTGCTCGCGGGTGACACGCCCAAGATCACTTTTGCCGACGTGGCCGGCGCGGACGAGGCCAAGGTCGAGCTGCAGGAGATCATCGAGTTCCTGAAGGATCCGCAGAAGTTCACCCGGCTGGGCGGACGCTTGCCTAAGGGCGCGCTGCTCGTGGGGCCCCCCGGTACCGGCAAGACGCTCCTGGCCAAGGCGGCGGCCGGCGAAGCAGGGCGCCCCTTCTTCTCGATGTCCGGGTCCGACTTCGTCGAGATGTTCGTCGGCGTGGGCGCGAGCCGGGTGCGCGACCTCTTCGAGCAGGGCAAGAGCCACGCGCCGTGCATCATCTTCATCGATGAGATCGACGCAGTGGGCCGGCATCGCGGCGCCGGTCTGGGCGGGGGCCACGACGAGCGGGAGCAGACGCTGAACCAATTGCTGGTCGAGATGGACGGCTTCGAGTCGAATGAAGGCGTCATTCTCATCGCCGCCACCAACCGGCCCGACGTGCTCGACCCGGCGCTGCTCCGGCCGGGGCGCTTCGACCGGCAGATCGTGGTCGACGCGCCCGACGTGCGCGGGCGGGAAGGCATCCTTCGGGTGCACACCCGGAAGATCCCGCTCTCCGCCGACGTGCGGCTCGACGTGATCGCCAAGGGCACGCCGGGTATGGCGGGCGCGGACCTCGCCAACCTGGTGAACGAGGCCGCGGTGCTCGCGGCGCGGAAGAACAAGAGCCTGGTCGACATGATCGATTTCGAGGAGGCGAAGGACAAGGTGATGCTTGGCGTCGAGCGGCGGAGCCTCGTGCTCACCGAAGACGAGCGCCGCCTCACCGCGTATCACGAGGCCGGTCACGCCATCGTTGCCCTCAAGACGCCGGGCAGCGACCCGGTGCACAAGGTCACGATCGTGCCGCGCGGCCGCGCCCTCGGCCTCACCGCTTCGCTCCCCGAGGTCGATCGTCACAACTACACCAAGGAGTGGCTGATCGGCAGTCTCGCGATGTTCTTCGGCGGGCGGGTGGCCGAGGAGCTGGTGTTTGGCGCCGAAAAGGTGACGACCGGGGCGGGGAACGATATCGAGCGTGCCACTGCGCTCGCCCGCCGGATGGTGACGCAGTTCGGCATGAGCAACGTGGTCGGTCCGCTTGCGGTGGGCGATAAGGAGCAGGAAATCTTCCTGGGCCGCGAGTTCGCCCAGCGGCGCGAGATCTCGGAGCGCACCGCGCAGATGGTGGACGCCGAGGTGAAGCGCCTGGTGGACGAGGCGTACGCACGCGCCACCGAAATCCTCTCGGCCAACCGTCCGCTGCTCGACAGCATCGCGCATGCGCTGCTCGATCGCGAGACGATCGACCGCGAGGACCTGGACCGCCTCGTGAGAGGCGCGCCGCTTCCGCCGCGGCTCCCGCCGAGCGAGCCGCCATCGCCGGTGCCTGCTGCCACGGCCCCCAAGCCGGCGCCGCAGCCCTCGCGCGCGCCGATCCTCGGCGCACCGCCGGCCGAACCCGCCGGCGCGTGAGGCGGCGCGTCCGCGGGTGAGCGCGGGCGTGTGAACGTCGTTCCGCTGGCAACCCATTCCGCGCGCGCGGTCGAGACCGCGCTCCGCGCGCACGGATGGGAGCCGGCGCCGGCCGCAACCGCCGCCGGCGGGATCTTCCCCCTCGCATTCCATCTCACCGCACTGGACCAGGCGACGCTCGAGTCGCTGGTCCGGTTCGCGGGGCAACTCGGCCTTGAGGTCCTGACCGGCGACGACTGGGCAGTGCTCTCGGGCAGCCGATCCCGGTTGAGCGCCTTGGCGCGCCCGTGGACCGCGCCCGAGGCCCTGCGCGAGCTGAGCGTGCAGGTCGGGCTCGCCATGCCGCCGGAGCCGGCGAGCCAATGGCTCACCGCGCGCGGGCCGCTCGCGCTCGACGGGCCGGTGCTCGTCGGCATTCTCAATGTCACACCGGACAGTTTCTCGGACGGCGGCCGGTTTGCCGCGCTCGACGCCGCGCGCGCGCACGCCGAGCGGCTCGTGGCCGAGGGCGCGGCGGTGATCGACGTGGGTGGCGAGTCCACCCGGCCCGGCCGCACCGAGAGCGTACGCGAGGCCGAG includes:
- the hpt gene encoding hypoxanthine phosphoribosyltransferase; its protein translation is MLSPPEILRRTGGRPIRSIVFDEAAIASRVAELGRAVTEAYPDGDLLVLGLLKGSFIFLSDLVRKIERPIQVDFLVASSYGPDKVSSGKVRLLYDPETDVGGKHILLVEDIIDSGRTLQRLTGLLGERRPQSLAICALLDKHLAPDPPAELRFVGFRAPPAFLVGYGLDHAENYRHLPFIADLE
- the ftsH gene encoding ATP-dependent zinc metalloprotease FtsH; this encodes MADRLPTRPPRPSWGNLSKNLALWLLVGLLALALFQMMSRQRSPTQEFSYTEFIKQLDAGNVKQVEIFDGKRVEGDFNAPVAQDGRQAKSFQVLLPIANSEELIQKLDSAGVDIVAREPKGGITAILIAALPWIVILGLWFFLLRQLQAGGSRAFAFGKSKAKLLAGDTPKITFADVAGADEAKVELQEIIEFLKDPQKFTRLGGRLPKGALLVGPPGTGKTLLAKAAAGEAGRPFFSMSGSDFVEMFVGVGASRVRDLFEQGKSHAPCIIFIDEIDAVGRHRGAGLGGGHDEREQTLNQLLVEMDGFESNEGVILIAATNRPDVLDPALLRPGRFDRQIVVDAPDVRGREGILRVHTRKIPLSADVRLDVIAKGTPGMAGADLANLVNEAAVLAARKNKSLVDMIDFEEAKDKVMLGVERRSLVLTEDERRLTAYHEAGHAIVALKTPGSDPVHKVTIVPRGRALGLTASLPEVDRHNYTKEWLIGSLAMFFGGRVAEELVFGAEKVTTGAGNDIERATALARRMVTQFGMSNVVGPLAVGDKEQEIFLGREFAQRREISERTAQMVDAEVKRLVDEAYARATEILSANRPLLDSIAHALLDRETIDREDLDRLVRGAPLPPRLPPSEPPSPVPAATAPKPAPQPSRAPILGAPPAEPAGA